DNA from Castor canadensis chromosome 3, mCasCan1.hap1v2, whole genome shotgun sequence:
CCTGCTGGGTCAGCTTCACTGGGATTTGGTTTCACCCTAGCGTGGGAGACCCATACCCTCCTGGGCACTGGGCAGGACCCAACGTGCATCTATCGGGCCCCCAGGCTTCCCCAGCCCCGGTGGGAGTCAGGGACTTAGCCTGCtggatcttctttttcttcatgacaGCTCACGAGATATAAAGTACTAATTAATTTTAGTTTGGATAAAGAAACTGGGCTCAAGAAGCTAATTGACTTCGGCAAGGTTGCCTGGCAAGCCAGGGAGCAGCCCTAGCCTGCCCGATTTTGCACTCAGTGTCCAGGAAGCCGCACCACACTGCAATCAGCATGGATGCTGCAGCTAACTGGATTAgacaccccaccacacacacccttGACGCCTCCTTAGGTTTAACCCAGTTTTTCCATCACGCCCAGCCCAGTTGCTGCCAGTCCCCAGGCTCAGGGGCTCCACCTGTGCCTTCCACCTGGAGCACATGCCTGGCCCCCAGGACCCATTGCTAAACTTTCCGCCTGATTGCCAGGGAGACCCAGGCTGCACTTGCGTAGTCTTTCTGCACAGTGGCAGGTACCTGTTGGGGCGAGGAAGAATGTGGTCCAACCAGGGCCTGGTCTGGCTTTGTCTGGGAGGCCTCCATACCGAAAGCCCACACCCTTTACTTCCTAGTTTCTCCAGGAACCTCTGGGTCAGGACTCAGAGTGTAACCCTCTGGGTCAGGGCTTAGAGTGTGACCAGAGTCTGGATATGAGTGTGACCAGGGTCAGGGCACAGCCTGTGACCAGGCAGGCTCTCACTGGGATGTGGTACTCTTGAGTTGGCTTCTGGAGCTGCTGACCTCAAGAACTTCCCCTAGAACCTGGTTGTAGGGATCACAGGTCACTCTTGTATTTCTCTCCCACACCTCTGCCTCTTCTGGATGCGCTAGACCCCTGTCTTCTAGTCAGGGTCAGGTTCAACTCTGGTGTCAGGTGATGTGAGGCAGACATATGAAGGAGCCACCTCCTGCTTCCATGACTCTTCTTCCTGACAGTGCCCAGTGTGGAATGGGTGCAGGCACATGGTCTTCGGTGTCCATGACACCCAGGGGTCATCCAGTGTCCTTGATCATTCCAAGTCTCACCATCATCAAATGTCCTATGGTCAGTTAGTGTCCCATGATCACCCACATTTGTTGTTTCAAGTTGCTTTGAGACCCTCGTGTTGGCTGGGCCACAGCCATCTTGAGGCTTAGCTGGGAAAGAAGCCATTTCCAACCTTGTGTAGGGCTGCAGGGATCCTCTTGGCTGTCTGTTGGTGGAGGCCACCTGAGCTCCTTGCCATGTGACCTCTTCCCCCTCTATGTTCTTCCCTACTGGTCTCTCTTCATCAGAACTTGCCAGCTGCCTGTGCTCCTATTGCCCTGTGATGAATTCCCCAGCACCAAGAAGTTTAGTAAGACCCATTCTTAGCTTGGTACTTCCTGGCCCTGTGGGTTTGGCTGGACTCCACTGCTGAGTCTCACAGCCCGAAATCAAGGTGTGGGCTGAGCTGGACTCTTACCTGGGGAGGAATCTGCATCCAAGCTTTTTGGGTGCTGGCAATGCAGATCCTTGTGGTTGTAGATCTGGCACCCCTGTAGCTATTCTCTGTGTCTATCTGCCCCGATCCTTCGCGCATGGCCCCCTCGACCTGCAAGTCAGCCCTTCTGGGCCTtccatctttattttccttttccaccACCAGCAGGCACTCCTCACCCTGGCTGCACCTTGGCCAAACAATAAAGCCCTAGTTCTTAATCTGTCTTCAGGCATTCGTGTTCACTACAGGCAGCCCAGCCTCAGCACTGTCTCCTTCTTTCCTGCCCTCCTAGTGAAAGTGCAAGTCCATCCCCAAAACCTTACCTTCAGTGGCCACTCCATCCGGGGGTGATCTGGGGAGCTGATTTGACTATGCATGTGTCAACTACCTCAAGCTGGTGGGACCTTGAGAGGTCAGATCAGCCTGAGACCTGACCTGGATTTTCGGCTGCATTTGACTCCTTCGAGACTCCTGAAACAGCTCACTGACTTCAGAGTGAATGGAGGTGACCCCTATGATGTCCACCAGAAGGGAGGTGCCTTTCCTgattcctgtctctgcctttagAGATGGAAATCACTAGCAGAGCCCTAGGAAAGGGAGCATTGGTGTAGCCCCTGAGCCCAGGATGGGctctggagggaggaagggatggatgTCCTCCCCTGAATCCAGGTagccctgccttggcctccctctTCTGCCCTGTGCTCTGTGGTTCCTCCTTTATTCTCTCACCCCATCTCCCTGGGGTCTATGTACCCTGTGAGTTACCCCTGCTTTATGGAGGAGTCCCCGAGTCCCCCATGGAGTGCTGGCCAAGCCAGGGGCACTTTCTCATTACAACCTTTGGGAAGGACTCACACCATTCTTGAAAAGCACAGAGTCCCCATGGAAGCTGGCATTGTCCCCCTCGTGGCTGTGTGAGGGGACATAAGGTTTATGTTGGCCTCCTCATCCTCAATCCAGAGCAGTGCTGCTGCTCCATCTGCCCATGTGCCAGCCTCAGCCTGCATCTGGgtgccctcctcctgtgaccagTCTCTGCTGACCCCAGGAAGGCCAAGATATCCCTACCTGAGCTCTAGCCGTGCTGTGCCACGTGAGGGGCACCCAGAGCAGACGAATGACTCCTAAGCCAATGTTTCTACTTCACAAATGAAGTGGGTGCACACACAACATAGAGGGTGCTGCTTGGAAAGAGGCTGCTGCACCTGTTTCTCCTGTGTCCTTCTAGAAGGACGCTGACGTACACGTGCCCTCCTGCGCGAGTGCCTTGGGACTCTGGGCTTTGGGCACGAGTGGTTTCACACTGAAACAGCAGCAGCAAGTGTCAGCTCTACACCCATTCTTTGCACccttcagccaggtgctggtgggaTGTTTCTAGAAGGTACTCAGTTAGTCACATTGGAACTGGAACCAGCTCCCCTGTGTCATTGGCCATGAGGTCATGACTTTTTCCTCCTGGGGTCCTCATGGTCATAGCTCAACACTTCCAGGAGGCttccaggaagtagcaaagaacTATGATTTACTGTCTTCACTAGAAGCCGTTGATGGACACCCCAGGCTAGGGACTCTTGGCCTCAATCTGGCCCTTGTCCAGCCCTCACTGGAAGACCTGTCTTAAACTGTCTCCCAAGTCCCAGTAGAAGGAGGTGGCCAGGGCAATCCAGCCTTGGCCATCTGGGGGACACTGTAGGGAGCAGCATCAGACCAAACTTTAGGTACACTTCTGAATTCTGTCCGTTGCTCTGCGGGGTAGTACCCTGCAGACAGCACCCAGCCGCCCTCATCCACATGCTTGGCCCACTGTGGGCCTCCCTCTGGTGCTCATTGCCATCCATCCTTTGTCAGATCCTTGATGATAAGAGAAAGACTGTCCCCTGTCCTTTCTCACCCCTTCATTGGTAGCTTTAGAAAGCACTTCGCCCACTCTGATTCTGCATGGTGGAACTTCCTTCTTTGGTGGGTCTTTTTTGCTGATCTTGCTGTACACCTGTCCTGCCCATTTCCTTCCTGGAGGCCTGTAAGCTGGGGGCACGCATACTCTTCACACCCGTGGCAGGTGTTTCCTACTTTGTCTCCTactttttagttttgcttttcatGTGCGTTTTTTATAAATAGTCTTATGTAGTTGTTTATCAATCGttcttgtttgtctttttatttttaatttttaacaggtTTATTGAATATACTTTACCCGTTTAAGGTGTATAATTCAACTATTCGTAGTAGATTCACAGATGCGTCCGGTTGGCTCACCTTCATCACCTCAGAGCAAAGCCCGAGCCCCTGCCCACTGCTTGGCTCTTTGTTCATGGGGAATTATGGAACATGTACTCGGGGTCCTTCCCAGTGTCATGGCACGTAGCAACTAAAACTCCTGACTGGTAGACGGGCTCCTCTAGGTAGCTCCGGGATGGGGCTAGTCACCTGAGAGGTCACTGCATAATTAGAGGGTAAGGACTTTCAGCCCCAACCCAGCAACTTCCAGTGGGGAGGCTCGTTTGAGCTGATCGCCAGTGGCCAGTTACAAAACCAATCATGCCCATCTAGTGAAGCCTCCATAAAACACCAACCAGCAGAATTTGGAGAACTTCCAGCCAGCCAATTACATGGAGGTTCCTGATGCACCCCGGGATGGCATAGGAGCTCTGTGCCTTGCCTTTTGCATCTCCCCATGTGATATTCTTTGGCATCCTTCCTCATGTCCTTGACAATAAATAGCAAAACGTAAGTAAACAGtgtttcctgagttctgtgagccaccATCTCTAGTTAACACACCTGAAGGTTTATGGCTGATCAGAAGCACCAGCCACATCCAGGGGCTTGCGATTGGCACCTGAATTAAGGGGAAGGGTCTTGGGGACAGAGCACTGAACCTGTGGGATCTGACACTGTCTCCAGGTAGCTGGTGTCACAACTGGGTTGAACTGGAGGATGCCCCACTGGTGTCTGCTGTGGGATTGCTTGCTTGCTGATTCTAGGATGGGAGCCTTCTTCTCAGACCCAGGCAAAACTAGTGGCAGGAAGTCATGACAGGGGAAGACCTGTGCTGTCTGAGACAGGTGCTTTCTCAAGGACTTCCCAAGAGTCCCACAAGACATTCCTGTTCTACACACACCCCGTGCCTTGCACATCCCCTGCATACTCAGATTTCCCTAACAAACTTTAACTTTCATGACTGCAACAATCCAGACAAAATGCTCTGGAcagaacacagcaaaggccacCTCCACCAGGGCTGCCACCAAGTCCTGCCTCAGGTCCCCGAGACCAATGAACTTGTATGTAAGCAGCCTACacacatttcttcctttttgtcttcAAAAACTTCCCCTTGCCTCAGTCTCTTTTGAATATGCCGTGTTTACTATGGCATACATGTTCCCTTTGCACCACTCGTGATTGCCATAAAATACCATCACTCTTTGGAGAATAATTGCATTCTGTTATTTAGATTGGCAAGAGACGTGTGCACACATTTTGGTGACCGGCAGTGAAGAACTGAATGGTGTGAGTAGAAAGAGCATTTGGTTTCTACATCTTAACAATTTCCCTTCCATTCTATGCAAACAGCTCAACTACTTTCGGTCTGCATTTCGCGTAAACAGAAGCAGAGAATCTGTggtcttctgtgtctggcttctttcacctagTATAACCTTTTCAAGGGTTGTCAGTGTTGTAGAGAGTGTCAGCATATGagatggttgaataatattccgtGGCCTGGATAGATCATCTTTCACTTACCCACTTGTCAgtggatggacatttgggttgtttccacggAGTAGTGGCAGTGTATGTACAACACTGCTATGAATACTTGTGGACCGGTTTCGTGGACATTTCCACTTCTCTTTGTCTGGGTCACTCTGTAACTCTGGGTTTGATCGTCTGATTCACAGTTTGTGAGGCTAGAGAATCAAGTGTGAGAAGTCTTTTTTCCCCTGAGTTACCTAGCACTTAGCAGAtctttctagatttttaaagGGATGGCTTCTGACATAGCTAGAGAGGTTGACACCCAACTTTTCTCATTTTCCCACCAGTTAGCTGCCTGAGTGGCCACCATCCCTGCCCCACCACCCTGAACAATCTGCTAGTGCCTTCCTGATGCTCTTCTGGGCTGGGCTCATCCGGGTGTCATCAGCATGTCTGGCCAGCTTTTTCTTGTGCTTAGGATGATGCTGAGGGCTGTGTCTGTGTGTTGGTTACTCTCGCTTGAGGCCTTCCCCTCCTCGTGGGCATCGGCTtttgtgtttgttcattttcCTGAGAACTGTGCTAAGGTGAGAACAGGCCAGCCAAGGGCAGGGCCTGCTGTTGTGTTTCTCAGCAGGTGTTAAGTGTGGTTTGCCTGGATGTCTCCGAAACCAAGAGCCCGAAACTTAGCCTCAGGGTTGGTGATTAAATGTTTGCCGAGTGACTGACTTCCACAAACATCAGGCTTGATTCCCATGTCCACCCTGAGGTGAGTGGTTACAGCTGTCGGGGGCAGTTCCAGTCACCCACCTCAGGGCATGGCACTCCCAGCACAGGCACAGGAGCTGGAGACAGAGTCTCTGCCCAGCGAGGAGCAACTCAAGCCTTCAGTGGACAGGTCAGGCTCCCGGGAGAAATAGGCAAGGGCATGTGGCAGGTGTAGGGCGGTTGGTGTGGGAGGAGACCCCAGGCCTAGGAGGTGGCCGGTGCCCCATGAACAGCTGGACAGGTGTGTGCAAGAGAGGGTCcatccctcctcttcttccctctccatgTTTCTGAAAGGCCCTCACAGCCCTCACTCCTCTGCCCAGGGCCTGCCTCCTTCCCAAGATGCACAGCTCTGGGTTTCTCAGAGGATTCTAGACTGCCTCTCGGGTGGAGGTGCTTCTTGGCACCCCAGCCCAGGGCTGGGGGTGCTTCTCAGTGTCTCAGCCCTGGGTTGAAGGGgtactcctccagccctgctccccCTCCCAATCAGCTTAGGAGCAGCATGGCTTGGGGTTCCTGGATCGTCTGAAGATGCCCTGTGCCTTTCAGGTCTGCAGGAGAGGTTCTTAGTCATGGGGGGAGGTCAGTGAGGGCTGTGAGGAAGGGCTGTGGGGAGGCGGCCATGACTAGGAGGGGGCAGGACTCTCTGTCTACCCTGAGTCCAGCACACGGTGCTTTCTTCCCACTGGACAATGCACCATGTGATCCGTCCACTTTTTATTGGCAGGGTTTTCAGGACTGGAGGTGGCACACAGGGAGGGCCTtgggtgtgaaccactgtggATTTAGGCAAGATTTCATGCAGAAAGAGTAAGTTTGGGGGCAGTGTGACCGATCAGGCTGGGAGCATCTTCATGGGCCAGGCCTGGGCAAGGCATGTGGTTCTGTGGAGTTGGCAGGGAGTGAAGTAGAGCGGTCAGTCGTGGTTACAAAGACTGGACTGGCAGCAGGCAATGGACACATGGGGACCCAAGCCCAGGCTGTGGACGTCAGGGCAGCTGTCGTAGCACATCTTGGTCACCAGAGGCATATCCTTGAAGCTGATGGGAGCCCCTGGGGGGCAGGAGAGAAATCAGGGCTACTGCCTGAGGCTGAGCTCCATGAATTCCTTTGTCCACCTACTGCTGTGCTGAGGGTCACCCCCAGGGACATCAGGCATGTGGACCACCAGGATGGCCTTGCCGGCCCCAAGAGAGGCTGAGGTATGTGCCCCCACTCTACTCCTGACTTGCTGGGCACCCCGATCCCACTCTGCACCCCCTGACCCAGATCTCCCCACACAGCAGAAGGGTGTGGCCAGCCCACCCCACTCACGGGTGGCGATGATGACGCAGTGGGTAGAGCCCCATGGGCAGCTGGACTCATGGGAGCATCCTCCGAAGCCCTTGCAGCGGTGGCACCACAGGTTCTGTGCTGTAGCTGCAGGTAAGGGACAGATGGACAGACGAACAGGTGGGCCACTCCTCCTGGAATGCCACTCATTTTTCCACCCTGCACCGATTCCCATTCTCAGGCCAGTCCCTCAACTCTGTGATTCATCTCCCTGGTCCCTCACCTTGGGGTGCTAGGCCCCTCTAGATCTTAAGGAGGAGTCACCCCCAAGGCTCAACCCAGGGCTGAGACATTCAGCCTGCCATTGTGTGGGGCACAGGTGACCAtgatgaagccagcctgggacacTGCACACCAGAAGGAACACAGCTGAGACCTCCAGGGAGAGGGAAGGTACAAGGGCCTGGACTTCTCGCAGAAGCTAGGGTGGTAGGGATGAGGAAGAGAAGGGTCCTGAGATCTGCCATGCTTACTTCCACCTGAACAGGCCTTCATTCTGGTGGCTGAGATGATGAGACCTTGTCTCCCTTAGTGGGGAGCCCAGGGCAAGGCAACCAGGATTAGGTAAGCAGCAGGCAGGCCTGGCTTTTTCCTGCTCTGATCTGCTGTTCTGTCTCCCTCCATCTGTCTCGGCCCACTCCTCCCTGCTCTCTCCATCTCTCAGTCTCaacctccctctgtcccttcctccctccacatCCCTGTCTGGTTCACATGTACAGGGGAATCCCTAAGCTGGTGCCAAGCCCTAGGCACTCACCAGTCTGCAGATGGATAGGCCACACACAGGCCACACACAGGTCTTAGCCGACCTCACAGTGTACTCAGGGACCAAGCCACCTTTGCCTTACCGCCTCTCTGACCTGTCCCATTCCAGCCAGCCAGACTGCCCAGCCTCCCTGTGGAACCTGGTGGAAGGGCTGAGTTCTTCCCTGGGGCCTGGGGCCAGCAGCAGCCCAGTTACTGCTCAGCCACATCTCCCCCTGACCTCAGGGTGCAGAGGTTTGCTGGTCAGCCCTGAGTCAGTAGTCCTGTGCACTTTGGAATAGATGACCAACTGAGGCAGAGCCCACTCTATCAGTCTCAACCGCCCACCATAGAGTCAGTTGAGAGTCCACCTGTGATAGGAAAGGTGACCACAGCAGCCACAAAGCCCACATATCTCACGCTACCACAGCTGCTCAGCATCCCAGGGCTGTCCCAACAAACCTAAGCGTGTCTCAACAATTTAAGGATGACTTCTCAGGCTGGACATGCATTCCTTGCACCCAGAAGGGCtgaatgggggagaggggcaggttGCTGGTATGCCATGAGGGGCAGCAGGTGCTGCAGAGAGCCAAGTCAGTCCTGCTTCCACTGACCTTCACAGGCACATCCTCCCAGCTCTGCCTTTGCTatttcttctgcctcagctcAGAAGCCACCTCCCCCACGAAGGCCTCCTTGGGTGTCCAGAGCAGAGGTCATGGCACCTCCTGTGATGCGCCCAACTTGGGCTGCTGGGTTCCAGCCCCTGTGACCACATGATCATGCACAGGGACCCCCCTCCCCACCAGACATGAGTGCTTTGGGATGTGAGGTGGGGTACTTTTACCCACTCCTCCCTGACCCTCCCCTGCACCTAATGAGGCTCAGGAAGTTTGTGGAGTGAGTGAATGATTCCAGGGGTGGGTTGGGAGGTTTTGCACATTCAGCAATGAGAAGTTTTACCTTCCAACAGAATCCCAGCTGCTAGATGAAACACTGGGGCCATAGGAACAGAGCCCTGATCAGACTGGGCtctgaagaagagagggaggcagggacaaTGGGATGGGCTTGGGGAGAGCAGACTCAGTTAGGGTCCAGTCCTGTTTGCCTGCCACACAGCCGTGGGCAGGTCTCCTGATTCTGAAGCAGGCACAGGATGTAGCTGGTCCTTCCCACCTGCCAAGAACCCTGGGAAGAAGGCACTGCCCATGGGTGGCAGAGCAGGCACCCAGCAGTGACATGGAATGGGAGCACCACTTAAAGAGGCTCATGGGGCCCTGACCACCACCATCTTCCAATCAGAAGAATCTTGACCAGGCCTAAGGCTTGTCCCTTGGGGCAGGTGGGTTTCCACAGAGAGGGAACAAGCTGGAAGGTTCCCTTATGTAGGGCGTGTCTCTGGGTCAGAGGTGCTCCCAGGATATGCCAGCCCAGGCCGAGACAGGGAGGAAGGAGCTGGCCAATGGCTGGCTGCTCCCTTCAGAGCCCCAGTCCTGACAGTGACAAAGGCATTTCCCACTTGGAGCTTAGGGTCCCAAAGGGGCCTGTAGGTTTCAGGCCTTCAAGGGGGAGTTGGTCTGCCTTCATGACCCTTGAGGCAGCACTCAGGGTCAGTGGTTCAGCCTCTCACAGGACAGAGGGCTCCTAGGGGGCCCAGATCAGGAGGGGTATTCCTGAGTAGGGGTTCAGGGATGCCTAAATCGATGTCAGGGATGCTACAGTGTCTCTTGCCCTCCTCTCAAGTGGGTTCTGTGGCCCCAGGGCATCCCAGCCACAGATAGAAGACCAAGACTTTGCTAGGTGAGTCCTTGAGGAGCTGGGATGACTGGGTTTGGAGGACAAGTTACAGATGAATGATGCAGGCAGCTGGCTTTGTTCAGGAAGTGGGGTTGGGGTGGGACAAGCTTGGGCTCTGCTGAAGACAGTGAAGCCAGACCTGGGCAGAGGTGTTTGGGAGATGTCTTGGGAACTCTCAGATGCAAAAGCACCCAAGACCAGGGCACAGGGGCCAGCCTTGCAGTCAGAGAATACTGAGATGGGATTGGATGAAATTTCCCAAGGAAGGTGGGGCGGACAGAAAAGACCCAGGTAGgaggctggtggactggctcaagtgttagagagcctgcttagaaagcatgaggcatggagttcaaaccccagtaccgccaaaaataaaaagacccaGGTGGGGAGGTAGGAGGGTGTCAGGACAGGGTGGCTGCAGGAGACGAGGCAGCTGAGGCTCCATTGCTGGACGCATTCACAGGAGCTGTGTGTGAGCAGGTGAGAGcgcatgcttgtgtgtgtgtgaagggggtCACTGTGGAAATGGAGGCGCCAAGGGTGGGAGAAGGGTTTCAAGCTGGGGCAGGGGACTGCAGGGTCCAGGGAGGCAGTTTTAGGAAGGCTCTGCTCATCATGAGCAGAGGACACAGGCTGGTAGATGGGGAGGGGCTGATGCctgggagggggggaggagatGGAAAAGGGACTCTCCTAAGGGGACAGCAGTATCTCAAGCTGGGACAAGGATGGATGAGAGCAATGGGGAAGGTGGCCCAATCCCTGGACTCACCCAGTTCCAGGTTCAAGACCGTGGCCAGCAGGAGCCCGAAAAGAAGCCTCATGTTCTTGGGGTGAGAAGGAGGCTGGTGCCCTGGTTACCCCCTTATACCTGGGCTGCTCCTACTCCGCCCTCTCCTCTCTGCTGCTGGCTCCCAGCTGAGTCACCAGCCGTGTGGCCCAGCCAAGAGCTGGGCTGGGCCTGGGTGGTGCTGGCAACCCACCTGGCCCCAGTACTTGCTGCTGTGTGCCTCTGGGCGAGCGTGGTTTAATCCATGAGCCTTCTTCCCTGATCTGTGATGTGGGGATGTCTGTGTTGTCAGGCCCCAGGCCCCTGTGAGAGGCCTGGCACAGGGTGGATGCACACACACAGGATGGCCTCACTTTGTGATGGCTGGGCTGTGGGTCTGGTGCAGCCCCTCACCCAGTCAATGCAGATGGAGCTTAAGGCTGGGAACCAGGACCCTACCTTGGCACCCCACCCTAGAGGGACCACACCTCCTCAGAAGAGGCCAGAGCTTCTCACCTTCCAAGTGGGCCATCAGTCCTGTTTTGCCTCTCCCAGGGGCTGGAGGCGAGAAAGCATGGATGTGCACTTGGTCATGAGGACCAGGGATTGGGCTGGCATCAGATGGAAGTGCCTGGACCTGTGGTGTTGCTCAGTGGCAGGAGGAGAGGTAGCAAACCCCTGGTGTTAAAGAGGGTCCCAAGATGGGGTTAGAGCCAGAAGGGTCACCCTGCAGGGCGGGGGTCATTCTGCCAAAAACCTGGGATCCTGGGACTGGGGCCATCCAGGAAGAAGTGACAGAACCATGGACCCCCACGTGTCTGCTCTGGCTCCCCTGGTGGTTTTGGTCCATTTCTCTGTCTGGTGGGCTCTCTAAGCCTGGGGAAGAGGAGGCCCAAAGGGAAGGTGACCCTGAGATTCAGACAAGCAAATGGGGTCCAGAACAGGAAGCCATAGGAAGAGCTAGAAAGCCGGCAAGGTGCTTGGGTCCTTCCTCCCTCAGTCAGCAGCACCTCGGCATTCCCCAGGGTGCTTCTGCCCCTCAGTGAAAACTGGTAGGTCTGTCTCTCTCCCATGGAATGGAGGTGATGCCCAGTGAGTCCAGAATTCCTGCTTGGACACCGTTCCCCCCCACTCCCCGCCATGCCTGGGTTGGCTCTGAGGTCAGATCAGGCCTGAAGGAGATGGAAGAAAGACTGGATGAGCTGCATTCAGGATGCACAGGACCAGGATGACCTGCAAAGCAGACTGGGTGGGTGAGGCCTGAGCTCAAGCAGTGAAGGGCAGGAGAGAAGTTCAGCTACGTGCATCCAtcgtttatttgttcattctatGAGGGGCACCGATGGGACCTCTCCTAGGTGCTGGGTACACAGTGCTGGGAGTGGGGTGAACTGAAGGTAGAATTCCATGTCCCAGCTGAGGGGGGAGGCTTAGTAGCAGGGACATGGCTCAGGGAAGCATCTAAACTCCAGGACGTTAGACAGGACACAAAGGGCTCCGTGCACCTGGCTGGGGCATGTTGTGTCCAGGCCCTGGCACCCACGGGCGGATGAATGGGCACTGTCACTCTCCTTTCTCCAGGGAGATGGCCAGGGCTTGGAGCCGTGCCCAAGCAGCCCAGGGCAGGCAGAACAGCAGGACTCCACGACGCATACTCAGGAAGGGACAGAGTGCAGAAGGAAGGGGCTGCCCTGCTTCTCTGAGTTTTTCTAGTTTTAGAATTGTAATGAAAACACATGTTCACTGCAACAAATCAGATATTGCAAaaagagaagcagcagcagccGCTCTGCCTCTCCTTCTCCACGTCCACTTTCTGGGGAAGCCAGTTACAGGCCACAGGGGCGGGGGTATGCCCTGTGCAGCTCTGACCTCACACCTCTCAGAGGCACGTGGCTCCTCGGTGTGTTGACCCGGCTGTATCTCCAGCTCAATGCCTAGGCTCCAGCTTCTTAGTGGCTTCATCACATCCCATGCAGATATGTGACGTACCAAGTCACCACAGCACCATCGACAGTCCCTCCGCAGAGATCCCCGGGCTGCTTGAAGATTGCGGCTCCAGAGTGAGCTGTAGCCAATTCTTGAGCGCCCAGCACGGGAATTCCCGCTGCCTTGCCCGCAGCAAACAGGCGGAGGTAAGCCCCGTGATACCTGGTGCTCCTCTGTTTTTTCTGCCACCTCACCCAatgtcccctctccccattcaGACACAGGGCGGGGCATCCTGACTCCTAACTCAAGCCCTTGGCTTCTCAAACTGTGGTTATGACTTTTCTTTCTAAGCTTTCTGGATCCTGAGCTCTCATTTCAACTGAACATGCCAAGATTAACTGGAGTTAATAAATGCACCATCACCCTACAGGCACACAGCCCCAAAGAACCCAGCTGGTGGAAGGAGAGCTGAATTGTAGTGTGGGGTTAGTGGTGGGCAGGTGAGGAGGCCAGCTGGCTTAGGGGCCACTAACTGCCTcacctccctgtgcctcagttctcTCACTGAGCATAATAAAAGTCCACACCTGGCAGGGCTGCTGTGGAAAGCTGAGTCACTTGCAGCAGAACTGGACAGACTTTCATTACACCACCCTGGATGGGATGAAGACAGGTCAGCAGGCACTGCTGTCCTGATTCCCCTAATCTGTTCCTCCCGCGGAAGGCTTGGTCCTGCACTGTGTGCTCTGTGGTAGGGACCAAGGACGGGCCAACCCAGCAGGACCCTGTCTGTAGGAGTGGAGTGGGGAGCCTGGTCCTGGGGTCAC
Protein-coding regions in this window:
- the Slurp2 gene encoding secreted Ly-6/uPAR domain-containing protein 2: MRLLFGLLLATVLNLELATAQNLWCHRCKGFGGCSHESSCPWGSTHCVIIATRAPISFKDMPLVTKMCYDSCPDVHSLGLGPHVSIACCQSSLCNHD